AGTCTTTTTGATAATAAACTACCTGCTTTATCTTATTTACTTTTTAATCATCCCTGAATGATACTATTCATCATGCATTTCTTGGAAAAGAGGAGCGGATAAAGGCCGGACCGCCCAGTAACAAACCAGTAACAAACCTGAAGCCGATTCTTGTTTGAATCATTTCAAATGAAGCTTTATTTAGGAAGGAAGAACCAAAACATGGACATTCATATCGAAGGGCAAAACCTGGAAATTCAACCGGAATGGCGTGAAAAAATTGAAGAAGAATTGGCCCGTCTGGAAGAACATTTTATGGGTCCTGTTTTACATGCCCGGGTGGAAATCATCGGGACCCGTCATCACCATCTGGGTGCCTTTGAAGTTCATCTGGTCGTAACCGTGAGCGGGGAAACGATTACCATTACCCGCCAGGGGGAATTTGTCCCGCCCTTACTGGTGGAGGCCTTTGATTCCCTGGACCGCCGTCTTTTGGAATACTCTCGTATCCAGCAAAAGGAAGTTAAGGCCCATGAAGAGTATGCCCAGCGGGGTAAAGTGGCCCGTCTAATCGCGAATAGGGACTATGGTTTTATAGAAGCCTCGGACGGTCTGGAGATTTATTTCCATGCCAATGCCTTAAAAAATGGGAAATTTAATAAATTAGCGCCGGGCACCGAGGTAAAATTCGCTCAGGAAGACGGCGAGAAAGGACCTCAAGCCATCTGG
This genomic window from Deltaproteobacteria bacterium contains:
- a CDS encoding HPF/RaiA family ribosome-associated protein, producing the protein MDIHIEGQNLEIQPEWREKIEEELARLEEHFMGPVLHARVEIIGTRHHHLGAFEVHLVVTVSGETITITRQGEFVPPLLVEAFDSLDRRLLEYSRIQQKEVKAHEEYAQRGKVARLIANRDYGFIEASDGLEIYFHANALKNGKFNKLAPGTEVKFAQEDGEKGPQAIWVQPVG